A single region of the Lysinibacillus sp. B2A1 genome encodes:
- a CDS encoding tRNA (adenosine(37)-N6)-threonylcarbamoyltransferase complex ATPase subunit type 1 TsaE, which produces MYEKIMNSLDDTEHFALKLANLLEARDTITLEGDLGAGKTTFTKALAKGFGIKKTVNSPTFTIVKQYEGRLPFNHLDVYRLAESDEDLGWDELFYGDAVSVVEWAHLIEQDLPQERLGIEIYRIGENQRRFVLTPRGKRYEALCEELMK; this is translated from the coding sequence ATGTATGAAAAAATAATGAACTCACTGGACGATACTGAGCACTTTGCATTGAAGCTTGCCAACTTACTAGAAGCCCGGGATACAATAACGTTGGAGGGTGATTTGGGTGCAGGAAAAACGACATTTACAAAGGCCTTAGCGAAGGGGTTTGGTATTAAAAAAACAGTAAATAGCCCAACATTTACAATTGTGAAGCAATATGAGGGGCGTTTACCATTTAATCATTTGGATGTTTATCGTTTAGCAGAAAGCGATGAAGATCTTGGATGGGACGAGTTATTTTACGGAGATGCTGTATCAGTTGTAGAGTGGGCACATCTAATTGAACAAGATTTACCGCAGGAGCGTTTAGGAATAGAGATTTACCGGATTGGGGAAAATCAACGACGATTTGTGTTAACACCTCGTGGAAAGCGATATGAGGCATTATGTGAGGAGCTAATGAAATGA